One region of Hymenobacter sediminicola genomic DNA includes:
- a CDS encoding FG-GAP-like repeat-containing protein: protein MYTSTFLLAARKVASPVPGFYRSAPLLAGLWLALGVATQAQNPTVSSLSPTRNATNVARTADVVPRFTLNISSASAGNLRVFGSQLYGRRLGTLIGQGSSILLFNPAQDFAPGEVVSVSLPATMLSASNGSALSKHVYQFTAATGGTGRGRFADGSARTLAGQGTPHTLVLGDVDNDGHLDIVTAKNISGGNYGLLDIQRNNGNGTFSSWSSLMMNTEPAYLALGDVDADGDLDIVTPVGVGLNDGNGHFSVATGFWPFINGRRLRLGDVDADGDLDLLLVSAGRVQVGLNDGTGTFSPGALLTSGQYINSLEVGDLDNDGDLDILAGDGNSPQYNVLLNDGAATFTVGASLTMSGSAQDVVLGDVDADGDLDVVSAEYILSAGTSGLLGLRLNNGNATFGSHILLHSFNYTVHPREVRLGDIDADGDLDLMYMDGGINGISNVIHLKYNNGSGSFISGPDAFVGYNPYGPALGDVDNDGDLDLVTPVDRTVTIRLNQPPTVTMPVTSLTPARNSVGVARNANLAVSFGQATASGTAPLAVFSSQRQGLRQGTAGGAGTATLTFDPTRDFMPGEPISVTVPGSIVSSDGTRTARPEVVQLRAAATGSGRGSFSGSLNLPMPGQARAVATADIDNDGDLDLLVSGAMPNGYNGVMVRLNNGDATFTSAPDISVDAAPSDIVVGDIDGDGDLDFIVANSSSNTLPIRLNNGNGTFTDGDRVFTFLEGHTLALGDMDADGDLDLLIGNKDRNTVSVRFNTGAGMFYGTMEVPTGAGPHHFTVGDVDNDGDLDIVTPNYDANTISVRLNDGLGMFSLTPDLPVGNQPEDVALGDLDGDRDLDLTVANAGSGTVSVLRNTGTGSFVAAGTVAVAPGLLRLALADLDADNDLDLLISGGTATGTTASTRLNDGSGNFSGAFSTPLGNSPTSLALGDLDNDGDIDVAAANTALFANTVSVRLNGGTLANKPATTAQQLQLYPNPARQQFTLRMPMAAGIESAQLLLLNGLGQQVQQQTVAISGRHLQAVVEVDGLPSGVYQLRLTVDGLEPIYRKVVVQ from the coding sequence TTGTACACTTCTACCTTCCTGTTAGCTGCCCGCAAGGTGGCTTCTCCGGTGCCGGGCTTCTACCGTAGTGCACCTTTGCTTGCTGGCTTGTGGCTGGCACTAGGCGTGGCCACGCAAGCCCAGAATCCGACGGTTTCTAGCCTCTCTCCTACCCGCAACGCTACTAATGTTGCCCGCACGGCAGACGTAGTGCCCCGGTTCACACTGAATATTTCCAGCGCGTCGGCTGGCAACCTGCGCGTATTTGGCTCGCAGCTATACGGGCGGCGGCTAGGTACGCTCATAGGCCAGGGCTCTAGCATCCTCCTCTTCAACCCTGCCCAGGACTTCGCCCCCGGCGAGGTGGTGAGCGTCAGCCTGCCAGCCACCATGCTAAGCGCCAGCAACGGTAGCGCCTTAAGCAAGCACGTGTACCAGTTTACGGCGGCTACCGGGGGCACTGGCCGGGGCCGTTTTGCTGATGGCTCCGCCCGCACCCTGGCGGGCCAGGGTACGCCGCATACACTTGTGCTCGGCGACGTGGACAACGACGGCCACCTCGACATCGTGACGGCAAAAAACATCAGCGGCGGCAACTACGGCCTTCTGGATATCCAGCGTAACAACGGCAATGGCACGTTTTCGTCGTGGAGCAGCCTGATGATGAATACCGAGCCGGCCTATCTGGCCTTAGGCGACGTGGATGCTGATGGCGACTTGGACATTGTAACGCCTGTTGGCGTGGGCCTCAACGATGGCAACGGCCACTTCTCGGTGGCTACGGGGTTTTGGCCTTTCATCAACGGCCGCCGGCTCCGGCTCGGCGACGTGGACGCGGATGGCGACCTGGATCTGCTACTCGTGAGTGCCGGACGCGTGCAGGTGGGCCTGAACGATGGCACTGGCACGTTCAGCCCGGGTGCGCTCCTCACCAGCGGCCAGTACATCAACTCGCTGGAAGTAGGCGACCTGGACAACGACGGTGACCTAGACATCTTGGCCGGCGACGGCAACAGCCCCCAGTACAATGTCCTGCTCAACGATGGTGCTGCCACATTCACGGTGGGCGCCAGCCTGACCATGAGCGGCAGCGCGCAGGACGTGGTGTTGGGCGACGTAGACGCCGATGGTGACTTGGACGTTGTGAGTGCCGAATACATCCTGAGTGCCGGCACCAGCGGCCTACTGGGTCTGCGCCTCAACAACGGCAACGCTACATTCGGCAGCCACATCCTCCTGCATTCGTTCAACTATACGGTGCATCCGCGGGAAGTGCGGCTCGGCGATATTGACGCCGACGGCGACCTAGACCTGATGTATATGGACGGTGGCATCAACGGTATTTCCAACGTCATTCACCTGAAGTATAACAACGGCAGCGGCAGCTTCATCTCAGGCCCCGATGCTTTTGTGGGCTACAACCCCTACGGCCCCGCCCTCGGTGACGTGGACAATGACGGCGACCTGGACCTGGTAACGCCCGTAGACCGCACCGTGACCATCCGCCTGAACCAGCCGCCTACCGTCACGATGCCCGTTACCAGCCTCACGCCAGCCCGCAATAGTGTCGGCGTAGCCCGCAATGCCAACCTGGCCGTAAGCTTCGGCCAGGCCACGGCCAGCGGCACGGCACCGCTAGCCGTATTCAGCAGTCAGCGGCAGGGGCTGCGGCAGGGCACGGCCGGCGGGGCTGGCACCGCCACCCTCACCTTCGACCCCACCCGCGACTTTATGCCAGGTGAGCCCATCAGCGTGACGGTGCCGGGCAGCATTGTGAGTAGCGACGGGACGCGCACGGCCCGACCGGAAGTGGTGCAACTACGGGCAGCAGCTACGGGCAGCGGACGGGGCTCCTTCTCGGGTAGCCTCAACCTGCCCATGCCCGGACAGGCCCGCGCCGTAGCTACTGCCGATATCGACAATGATGGGGACCTGGACTTGTTAGTGTCGGGTGCTATGCCCAACGGCTACAACGGCGTGATGGTACGCCTCAACAACGGCGACGCCACGTTCACGAGTGCACCGGATATTTCAGTAGATGCAGCCCCGTCCGATATTGTAGTAGGCGACATTGATGGGGATGGGGACTTGGACTTCATCGTGGCCAACTCTTCGAGCAACACCCTGCCCATCCGCCTCAACAACGGAAACGGCACCTTCACCGACGGCGACCGGGTCTTCACGTTCTTGGAAGGTCATACCTTGGCGCTAGGTGACATGGATGCCGATGGCGACCTAGACCTGCTGATTGGCAACAAGGACCGCAATACGGTTTCGGTGCGCTTTAATACGGGTGCAGGCATGTTCTATGGCACTATGGAAGTACCGACTGGCGCGGGCCCACACCACTTTACAGTCGGCGACGTGGACAATGACGGCGACCTGGACATCGTGACGCCCAACTACGACGCCAATACCATCAGCGTCCGGCTGAACGACGGCCTCGGCATGTTTAGCCTCACGCCCGATCTGCCGGTCGGAAACCAGCCCGAAGATGTGGCGTTGGGTGACTTGGACGGAGACAGAGACTTGGACCTCACGGTGGCAAATGCGGGCAGCGGCACTGTGAGCGTGTTGCGCAACACCGGCACCGGCAGTTTTGTGGCGGCTGGCACCGTGGCAGTGGCCCCCGGCCTGCTCCGCCTCGCCCTCGCCGACCTCGATGCCGACAACGACCTGGACCTGCTGATAAGCGGCGGTACCGCAACCGGCACCACCGCCAGTACCCGCCTTAACGACGGCAGCGGCAACTTCTCCGGTGCCTTTTCCACTCCGCTCGGCAACTCTCCCACCAGCCTTGCCCTTGGCGACCTAGACAACGACGGCGACATAGACGTTGCGGCGGCCAACACTGCCCTGTTTGCCAATACGGTGAGTGTGCGCCTGAACGGTGGTACGCTGGCCAACAAGCCGGCCACCACCGCGCAGCAACTGCAGCTCTACCCAAACCCGGCACGGCAGCAGTTCACGCTTCGGATGCCCATGGCAGCAGGCATTGAATCGGCACAACTGCTTTTATTGAACGGCTTGGGGCAGCAGGTGCAGCAGCAAACGGTGGCCATCAGCGGAAGACACTTGCAGGCCGTAGTAGAAGTAGACGGGCTCCCTTCTGGCGTGTATCAGCTGCGCCTAACGGTGGATGGGTTGGAGCCTATCTACCGAAAAGTGGTAGTACAGTAA
- a CDS encoding MBL fold metallo-hydrolase codes for MRKYLRIVGRLAIVMVALLLVAGVAFANLSPELGGKPTRKQRAAYAKSGHYRDGEFQNLVPTEQLTGGSLVSVMWKFLFSSVPNETPAAPLPTQQLDSLSITRKTPDMVRVTWFGHSASLVEIGGKNILLDPMLSVKMGPLPLLTPKRYNPALAITAEQLPLIDAVLISHDHYDHLDYQTIQRLKDKVAHFYVPLGVGAHLLAWGVDSARVRELDWNDSVQLPGLTIVSTPARHFSGRGLTNRNSTSWSSWVLKSATKRVFYSGDGGYGPHFQAIGAQHGPFDLAIMECGQYNENWAQIHMMPEQTVRATQDVRGRVLLPVHWGAFTEARHAWNEPVRRASTEAARLLLPITTPRLGQPIVLGTEPLPQERWWQ; via the coding sequence ATGAGAAAATACCTACGTATTGTCGGCCGCCTGGCCATTGTAATGGTGGCCCTGCTACTGGTGGCTGGCGTCGCTTTTGCCAACCTGAGCCCGGAGCTAGGTGGCAAGCCTACTAGAAAACAGCGCGCTGCCTACGCTAAATCGGGCCATTACCGCGACGGGGAGTTTCAGAATCTGGTGCCTACGGAGCAGCTGACGGGGGGCAGTCTGGTATCGGTGATGTGGAAATTCCTGTTCAGCTCTGTACCCAACGAAACGCCTGCTGCGCCCCTGCCTACGCAGCAGCTCGACTCACTGAGCATCACGCGAAAAACGCCCGATATGGTGCGTGTGACGTGGTTCGGACATTCGGCCAGTCTGGTGGAGATAGGCGGCAAAAACATCTTGCTCGACCCCATGCTGAGTGTAAAAATGGGCCCGCTGCCACTCCTGACGCCCAAGCGCTACAACCCAGCCCTAGCCATTACGGCCGAGCAATTACCACTCATTGACGCCGTACTGATTTCACACGACCACTACGACCACCTCGACTACCAGACCATCCAGCGGCTCAAGGACAAGGTGGCCCATTTCTATGTACCGCTGGGTGTGGGGGCACACCTGCTGGCCTGGGGCGTCGATTCGGCGCGGGTTCGGGAACTGGACTGGAACGACTCGGTGCAGTTGCCTGGCCTCACCATCGTTAGCACACCCGCGCGGCACTTCTCCGGGCGCGGCCTCACCAACCGCAACTCCACCTCTTGGAGCTCCTGGGTGCTGAAGTCGGCCACGAAGCGCGTGTTCTACAGCGGCGACGGGGGCTACGGCCCGCACTTTCAGGCTATCGGCGCGCAGCATGGCCCCTTCGATCTGGCTATTATGGAGTGTGGCCAGTACAACGAGAACTGGGCACAGATTCATATGATGCCCGAGCAGACTGTGCGGGCGACGCAGGATGTGCGCGGCCGGGTGTTGCTGCCGGTGCATTGGGGCGCTTTCACGGAGGCGCGTCATGCTTGGAACGAACCGGTGCGCCGGGCCAGTACGGAGGCAGCACGGTTGCTACTACCTATCACCACACCACGGCTGGGGCAACCTATTGTGCTAGGTACCGAACCACTGCCGCAGGAACGGTGGTGGCAGTAG
- a CDS encoding universal stress protein codes for MKNILVPTDFSAQAHHAFEVALQLAQRTGGNVTLLHVLESLGDNSANFSSYGGPVNGAELPNSEGVPDGIFAIKLLEVTKQRMHALLAEAAQRAPGVAVHDAAGTADLDDAILRVVAERNIELVVMGTQEHDTMEQFFNSSTTQRMVRLAPCPVLAVKHQQAQFDVRNIVFPSDFTAETANAASELQQILALFPEAAVHLLHIGSSHDQQVLVHMQMFLQQHSLPNATTHIFDASSTTTGIEQFAQKVQADLIVLPTHARSGLSRLFHSSVAENVASSAFPPVLTFHLHAQGR; via the coding sequence ATGAAGAACATCCTGGTTCCGACTGATTTCTCTGCCCAGGCGCACCATGCGTTTGAAGTGGCGCTGCAGCTGGCACAGCGCACGGGCGGCAATGTCACGCTGCTACACGTACTGGAATCTTTAGGCGACAATTCGGCCAATTTTAGCTCCTATGGCGGCCCCGTAAACGGGGCGGAGTTGCCCAACAGTGAGGGTGTGCCCGATGGCATTTTCGCCATTAAGCTACTGGAAGTGACCAAGCAGCGCATGCACGCCTTGCTGGCCGAAGCGGCCCAACGCGCGCCCGGTGTAGCCGTGCACGACGCAGCTGGCACCGCCGACCTCGACGATGCCATTCTTCGCGTGGTAGCGGAGCGCAACATTGAACTGGTGGTGATGGGCACGCAGGAGCATGACACAATGGAGCAGTTTTTCAATAGCTCTACCACCCAGCGCATGGTACGGCTGGCGCCCTGCCCGGTGTTGGCCGTGAAGCACCAGCAGGCACAGTTCGACGTACGCAACATCGTATTCCCTTCCGATTTCACTGCCGAAACGGCCAATGCCGCCTCGGAACTGCAACAGATTCTGGCCCTTTTTCCGGAAGCGGCCGTGCACCTGCTGCACATCGGCTCCAGCCACGACCAGCAGGTACTAGTGCACATGCAGATGTTTCTCCAGCAGCACAGTCTACCCAACGCCACCACCCATATTTTTGATGCGAGCAGCACGACCACCGGCATCGAGCAGTTTGCCCAGAAAGTGCAGGCCGACCTGATTGTACTGCCTACGCATGCACGTTCGGGTCTGAGCCGTTTGTTCCATAGCAGCGTCGCCGAAAACGTGGCCAGCAGTGCTTTCCCGCCCGTTCTCACCTTTCATTTGCACGCACAGGGCCGCTAG
- a CDS encoding lipopolysaccharide biosynthesis protein encodes MLRRIFHTFATRLSVALLSFAVVWLTARSLGAAGRGVVSLFVTDCAALLLFIGLLGGSSLIFLVPRRNVWHLLVPAYGWALVVCTAGTVLAGLLRPVPVSYLGHLWALALLQAFLSINISLLLGRKQEAAYNALNMAQVALLAGFLLLAFMGLGWREVPVYYYAAYVAYGVPLLASFGLLCRLPDQWEGGRGLRATALELSHHSRGAHLSNILAFANYRLSYYFVAHFVDARAVGVLSVGVALAEAIWLIPRSAALIQYVDLVHADDKHAQLAPTLRVARLAALATAAAVAVLALLPPALLAAVFGPEFGAARPVIGWLAPGVVAVALNVTCSSYFAGLGQYRINNWATTLGLLVTVPACWLLIPRLGIVGAAMASSLSYLASTTYLLLQFGRATGTGWADWLPNRTDVAYARELVKNR; translated from the coding sequence GTGCTACGCCGCATCTTCCACACGTTTGCTACCCGCCTTTCCGTGGCGCTGCTCAGCTTTGCGGTGGTGTGGCTCACGGCCCGCTCCTTGGGCGCAGCCGGCCGGGGAGTAGTCAGCCTATTCGTGACGGACTGTGCCGCACTGCTGCTGTTCATTGGGCTACTGGGCGGCTCGTCGCTAATATTTCTGGTACCGCGACGCAATGTGTGGCACCTGCTGGTGCCAGCCTATGGCTGGGCGCTGGTGGTATGCACGGCCGGCACGGTGCTGGCCGGATTGCTACGACCAGTGCCGGTCAGCTACCTTGGGCATTTGTGGGCACTGGCGCTGCTGCAGGCATTCCTATCCATCAATATCTCGCTGCTGCTGGGGCGCAAGCAGGAAGCGGCGTATAATGCGCTGAACATGGCGCAGGTTGCGCTGCTAGCTGGTTTTCTGCTGCTGGCTTTTATGGGGCTGGGCTGGCGCGAAGTACCCGTGTACTACTATGCCGCCTACGTTGCCTACGGAGTACCGCTGCTAGCTAGCTTCGGGCTGCTATGCCGCCTGCCCGACCAGTGGGAGGGCGGCCGGGGCCTGCGTGCAACGGCCCTGGAGCTAAGCCACCACAGCCGCGGAGCGCACCTCTCCAATATTCTGGCATTTGCCAATTACCGCCTCAGCTACTATTTCGTGGCGCATTTTGTGGATGCCCGGGCCGTGGGTGTACTTAGTGTAGGAGTAGCGTTGGCCGAAGCCATCTGGCTTATTCCGCGCAGTGCCGCCCTCATTCAGTATGTAGACCTAGTGCATGCCGACGATAAGCACGCCCAACTGGCACCCACGCTACGGGTGGCCCGGCTGGCAGCCTTGGCAACAGCCGCCGCCGTAGCCGTACTGGCGCTGTTGCCACCGGCGCTGCTAGCGGCGGTATTCGGGCCGGAGTTTGGGGCGGCCCGGCCCGTTATCGGGTGGCTGGCGCCGGGCGTGGTAGCCGTAGCCCTGAACGTAACGTGCAGCAGCTATTTCGCCGGATTGGGGCAGTACCGCATCAACAACTGGGCTACTACCCTGGGCCTGCTCGTGACGGTGCCCGCCTGCTGGCTCCTGATTCCAAGGCTAGGCATCGTGGGGGCCGCCATGGCGTCGTCGCTGTCGTATCTGGCTTCCACCACGTACCTGCTGCTGCAGTTTGGGCGGGCTACCGGAACCGGCTGGGCCGACTGGCTACCGAACCGCACCGACGTCGCGTATGCTCGGGAGCTGGTGAAGAACCGCTAA
- a CDS encoding class I SAM-dependent methyltransferase, translating into MPVSRLAKTLRGLSSLIRNPWLLNHVLAADETAWQQRALAHTARRLTPQGLPAVPLTHFLTPDDHTVRPFAFREGGSLPTDLLLLRALARRVPKCRYFEIGTWRGESAANVAEVAAEVYTLNLSGEEMRTLGLSERYIELHGFFSRPLAHVHHLHGNSATFNLAGLGQPFDVIFIDGDHRYEAVRTDTRRVFEHLVGPTTVVVWHDASRQPGQPRWEVLAGILNGLPATATGQLVQVENTLCALYSPHPLPTHTFDPLGDPTTWFEVTVRPQQ; encoded by the coding sequence ATGCCTGTGTCCCGTCTTGCCAAAACCCTGCGCGGCCTTAGCAGCCTTATTCGTAACCCCTGGCTGCTCAACCATGTGCTGGCCGCCGACGAAACTGCCTGGCAGCAGCGCGCTTTGGCCCACACGGCGCGACGCCTCACGCCGCAAGGCTTGCCCGCTGTGCCGCTCACGCACTTTCTGACTCCCGACGACCACACGGTGCGGCCTTTCGCTTTTCGGGAAGGCGGCTCCCTGCCTACGGATTTGCTGCTGCTGCGCGCTCTGGCCCGCCGCGTGCCAAAGTGCCGCTATTTCGAAATCGGGACGTGGCGGGGGGAAAGTGCGGCCAACGTGGCCGAAGTGGCGGCTGAGGTGTACACCCTCAACCTGTCGGGCGAAGAAATGCGGACACTGGGGCTGAGTGAGCGGTACATCGAGCTGCACGGCTTCTTCTCGCGCCCTCTCGCCCACGTGCATCACCTGCATGGCAACTCCGCTACTTTCAATCTGGCCGGCCTCGGGCAGCCATTCGATGTCATCTTCATTGACGGCGACCACCGCTACGAAGCCGTCCGGACTGATACGCGCCGGGTATTTGAGCATCTGGTGGGCCCTACTACGGTGGTAGTATGGCATGATGCCAGCCGCCAGCCGGGCCAGCCCCGCTGGGAGGTACTGGCCGGCATTCTGAACGGACTGCCCGCCACGGCCACCGGCCAGCTGGTGCAGGTAGAAAACACGCTCTGCGCCCTCTACTCACCTCACCCGCTGCCTACGCACACCTTCGACCCACTCGGCGACCCAACCACGTGGTTTGAGGTAACCGTCCGGCCCCAGCAGTAG
- a CDS encoding RNA polymerase sigma factor, producing MPVSSDLDALLARCLRREPAAQRTLYSRYAGRMLGIARRYAYTLPEAEDILQDAFVKVFTRLGEFRSEGSLEGWIRRIVVTTAINHWQSGKLRRQSQVELPDSFDVSPAVSASALDQLNVLEVLSLIEQLPEGCKVVLLLYAVDGYSHSEISEMLGIQESTSKAQLSKARKQLLLLYQQQNNFIRL from the coding sequence ATGCCGGTTTCTTCCGACCTCGACGCCCTGCTGGCCCGTTGTCTTCGCCGCGAACCGGCGGCCCAACGGACCTTGTACTCCCGCTATGCCGGGCGTATGCTGGGTATTGCGCGGCGGTACGCCTACACGCTGCCCGAGGCAGAGGACATTCTGCAGGATGCCTTCGTGAAAGTGTTTACCCGGTTAGGCGAGTTTCGCTCGGAAGGCTCGCTCGAAGGCTGGATCCGGCGTATTGTGGTTACTACGGCCATCAACCACTGGCAGAGCGGCAAGCTGCGTCGCCAGAGCCAAGTGGAGTTGCCGGATAGCTTCGATGTATCTCCTGCGGTTTCTGCTTCGGCCCTCGACCAGCTGAACGTGCTGGAAGTGCTGAGCCTGATAGAACAACTGCCCGAAGGCTGCAAGGTGGTTTTGCTGCTTTACGCCGTCGATGGCTACTCGCATAGTGAAATAAGTGAAATGCTTGGAATACAGGAAAGTACATCCAAGGCACAGCTCAGCAAAGCCCGAAAACAACTGCTGCTGCTCTACCAGCAGCAGAATAACTTCATCCGATTATGA
- a CDS encoding AAA family ATPase codes for MLPLSSPDLPVPDYQQKIKQVFAEVGKVVVGQQYMVGRLLIGLFTGGHILLEGVPGLAKTLTISTLSKVLHLHFQRVQFTPDLLPSDLVGTMIYNQNQSVFEVKKGPIFANLVLADEVNRSPAKVQSALLEAMQEKQVTIGETTYPLDLPFLVLATQNPVEQEGTYPLPEAQVDRFMMKVFVDYLKKTDELEVMRRMANMSYVGEVSPILTKEDIFGIRNQINQVQISETLEKYIIELVFATRRPADYDLPEFQQYVQFGVSPRASIALHRAAKAVAYFDERDYVLPEDIKDVAGDVLNHRILLTYEAEADGIRTQDLIDAILRKVPIS; via the coding sequence ATGCTGCCGCTTTCCTCGCCTGACCTGCCCGTTCCCGATTATCAGCAGAAAATAAAACAGGTGTTTGCGGAAGTAGGCAAGGTGGTTGTGGGCCAGCAGTACATGGTGGGCCGGCTGCTGATTGGCTTGTTCACCGGTGGGCACATTCTGCTGGAAGGCGTGCCGGGCCTAGCCAAAACCCTTACCATCAGCACCCTCTCCAAAGTACTGCACCTGCACTTTCAGCGCGTGCAGTTCACACCCGACCTGCTTCCCTCCGACTTGGTAGGCACCATGATTTACAACCAGAATCAGTCGGTGTTCGAGGTGAAAAAGGGGCCTATCTTCGCCAATCTGGTGCTGGCCGACGAGGTAAACCGCTCCCCGGCCAAAGTGCAGAGCGCCCTGCTGGAAGCCATGCAGGAAAAGCAGGTGACTATTGGCGAGACTACCTATCCGCTGGACCTGCCGTTTCTGGTACTGGCCACGCAGAATCCGGTGGAACAGGAAGGCACCTATCCGCTACCCGAAGCGCAGGTAGACCGGTTTATGATGAAGGTGTTTGTGGACTACCTCAAGAAAACCGACGAGTTGGAAGTGATGCGCCGCATGGCCAACATGAGCTACGTAGGTGAAGTAAGCCCCATTCTGACCAAAGAAGACATCTTTGGTATCCGCAACCAGATCAACCAGGTCCAGATTTCTGAGACGCTGGAGAAATACATTATCGAGCTGGTATTTGCCACGCGCCGCCCCGCCGACTACGACCTGCCCGAGTTTCAGCAGTACGTGCAGTTTGGGGTGAGCCCGCGGGCCAGTATTGCGCTGCACCGGGCCGCCAAAGCCGTAGCGTATTTCGACGAGCGGGACTATGTGCTACCGGAAGACATCAAGGATGTGGCCGGCGACGTCCTTAATCACCGGATTCTGCTTACTTACGAAGCTGAGGCTGATGGCATCCGCACGCAGGACCTGATTGATGCCATCCTGCGGAAAGTGCCCATCAGCTAA